In one window of Desulfonatronum thioautotrophicum DNA:
- a CDS encoding methyl-accepting chemotaxis protein, with amino-acid sequence MRVSILGKLVGIIIVAVVLTSGVLFLTTNHFVSKGFDEKALEELNNFKGAVEAQIQDLETLLQNVGFLMAGNFEVQHALDDGNTAFLQRYAQEVMRQTGVEFITLSDRDGNVVARGHSEQYGDSVMNQLNVQRALRGEATVGIESGTVIKFSLRAGYPVKMGGRVIGAITPGLDLGSFAFVDDVKRRFGVEATVFEGDTRLATTIMRDGQRVVGTRMDNPAVLATVIQQRQVFFDRNRILGRNYDTAYWPLVNAAGNVGGMFFIGIPRDVVEEAQSSILMSILVVSLIVGTVMIAMGILFARTISRPIARTTNFASQIAQGNLDEELVVTNKDEIGTLAQALKTMVANLKAKIQEADDKAEEADRKAHECNLATQEAEEAKRQAEQAKRDGMLQAAGQIEGVVEQMTSASEQLAAQVEQASRGSEEQRARTGETATAMEEMNATVLEVARNASQAAEASDQARTKAEDGAKVVSASVEAINTVQQQAAKMKENLNDLGRQAEQIGRIMTVIEDIADQTNLLALNAAIEAARAGDAGRGFAVVADEVRKLAEKTMNATKEVGEAISAIQQGTRTNIEGMDRAVGSIGEATKLADQSGQALREILTLAEQAADQVRSIATAAEEQSATSEEINRGVEDINRIASETSEVMNQSAQAISELARQAQDLQNLVQDLKNV; translated from the coding sequence ATGCGCGTATCCATCCTCGGCAAGTTGGTCGGTATCATTATCGTTGCGGTCGTTTTGACCAGCGGCGTCCTTTTTTTGACAACCAACCATTTCGTTAGCAAAGGGTTTGACGAAAAGGCCCTGGAGGAGCTGAACAACTTCAAGGGGGCCGTGGAAGCGCAGATTCAGGATCTGGAAACATTGCTGCAGAATGTGGGTTTTCTCATGGCCGGCAACTTCGAGGTTCAACACGCTCTGGACGACGGCAATACCGCGTTCCTGCAACGGTACGCCCAGGAGGTCATGCGCCAAACAGGCGTGGAGTTTATCACTCTTTCCGACAGAGACGGCAATGTCGTCGCCCGAGGTCACTCGGAGCAGTATGGCGACAGCGTCATGAACCAGCTCAATGTGCAGCGAGCCTTGCGTGGCGAAGCGACAGTGGGCATTGAGTCCGGAACGGTGATCAAATTTTCCCTGCGCGCGGGATACCCGGTCAAAATGGGCGGTCGGGTCATTGGGGCCATTACCCCTGGTCTTGATTTGGGGTCCTTCGCCTTTGTGGACGACGTGAAGCGGCGTTTTGGAGTGGAGGCCACGGTTTTCGAGGGAGACACCCGGCTGGCCACGACCATCATGCGCGACGGCCAGCGGGTTGTGGGGACGAGGATGGACAACCCCGCCGTTCTTGCCACAGTCATCCAACAGCGACAGGTTTTTTTCGACCGCAACCGTATTCTGGGTCGCAACTACGACACCGCCTATTGGCCGCTGGTCAATGCCGCCGGAAATGTCGGCGGCATGTTCTTCATCGGCATTCCCCGTGATGTTGTCGAGGAGGCGCAAAGCAGCATCCTGATGTCCATTCTTGTCGTCAGTCTGATCGTTGGAACTGTCATGATCGCCATGGGCATTCTTTTCGCCCGGACGATCTCTCGCCCCATTGCCCGCACCACGAATTTCGCGTCCCAGATCGCCCAGGGAAATCTGGACGAAGAATTGGTGGTGACAAACAAGGATGAGATCGGGACGTTGGCCCAAGCCTTGAAGACCATGGTGGCCAACTTGAAAGCCAAGATTCAAGAGGCCGACGACAAGGCCGAGGAAGCCGATCGCAAGGCCCATGAATGCAATCTGGCCACCCAAGAGGCCGAGGAAGCCAAACGCCAGGCCGAACAGGCCAAGCGGGACGGCATGCTGCAGGCTGCGGGACAGATTGAGGGTGTGGTGGAACAGATGACCTCGGCCTCGGAGCAGTTGGCCGCCCAGGTGGAGCAGGCCAGTCGCGGCTCCGAGGAACAGCGCGCCCGGACCGGTGAGACGGCTACGGCCATGGAGGAAATGAACGCCACGGTGCTGGAAGTGGCCAGGAACGCCTCCCAGGCCGCCGAGGCATCGGATCAGGCCCGAACAAAGGCGGAGGATGGTGCGAAAGTCGTCAGCGCATCGGTGGAGGCCATCAATACCGTTCAGCAGCAGGCCGCGAAGATGAAAGAGAATCTTAATGATCTTGGGCGTCAAGCTGAGCAGATCGGCCGGATTATGACCGTAATCGAGGACATCGCCGACCAGACCAATTTGTTGGCTTTGAATGCGGCCATCGAGGCGGCCCGGGCAGGGGATGCCGGGCGGGGGTTTGCCGTGGTGGCCGATGAGGTGCGCAAACTCGCGGAAAAGACCATGAACGCCACCAAGGAAGTGGGCGAGGCCATCTCCGCGATTCAACAGGGCACCAGGACCAATATCGAGGGCATGGACCGGGCCGTGGGATCCATTGGCGAGGCGACGAAGCTTGCCGACCAGTCCGGTCAGGCCTTGCGCGAAATCCTGACCCTGGCTGAACAGGCCGCGGATCAGGTCCGCTCCATTGCCACGGCTGCGGAGGAGCAGTCCGCCACCAGCGAGGAGATCAATCGCGGGGTGGAAGACATCAACCGGATTGCCTCGGAGACCAGCGAGGTCATGAACCAGTCCGCCCAGGCCATTTCCGAGTTGGCCAGGCAGGCCCAGGATCTGCAGAATCTTGTCCAGGATCTGAAAAACGTCTAG
- a CDS encoding chemotaxis protein CheW has translation MQEQYTRQEKDSALLQLVTFHIGDEEFGVEILKVQEIIRMMGITRVPKAPDFVEGVINLRGKVIPIIDLRKRFGMAAQEHSKHTRIIVIEISKVIVGFVVDSVSEVLRIPANTVEPPPPIISGIESEYISGVGKLADRLLILLDLDRLLSKGEQNMLTGL, from the coding sequence ATGCAAGAACAGTATACCCGGCAGGAAAAAGACAGCGCCCTGCTTCAGCTGGTCACCTTTCATATCGGCGACGAAGAATTTGGCGTGGAGATTCTCAAGGTCCAGGAAATCATCCGGATGATGGGCATCACCCGGGTACCCAAGGCTCCGGATTTTGTTGAAGGCGTGATCAATCTGCGGGGCAAGGTCATCCCGATTATTGATCTACGCAAGCGCTTCGGTATGGCCGCCCAGGAGCACAGCAAGCATACCCGGATCATTGTCATCGAGATCAGCAAGGTCATTGTTGGTTTTGTCGTTGATTCGGTCTCAGAGGTGCTGCGCATTCCGGCTAATACCGTGGAGCCACCACCGCCAATAATCTCCGGGATCGAGTCCGAGTATATCAGCGGCGTCGGCAAGCTGGCTGATCGCCTGCTGATTCTGCTGGACCTGGATCGGCTTCTGAGCAAAGGCGAGCAGAACATGCTCACCGGGCTCTAA
- the hypF gene encoding carbamoyltransferase HypF, with amino-acid sequence MAPMIRQRLVVTGQVQGVGFRPTVYKLAHQSGLTGLVRNAPEGVIIEVQGPDLPISSEPPVRDFAQQLRDALPPLARITGLEVHEITPLAGESSFQIQQSTTGEGHQVLISPDTATCEDCLRELSDPLDRRYRYPFINCTNCGPRLTITRSIPYDRPMTSMACFAQCPDCLREYEDPLDRRFHAQPNCCPVCGPRVWLASPLGEQHAVGDEAVDRAAKALASGRILAVKGLGGFHLVCDAGSDAAVAELRRRKHRWEKPLAVMAPDLDIALQVVDVTAAERELLLSAQRPIVLLPKLMRHCASTPSLSILLAPDTDYLGLMLPYTPLHHVLLGAFRGAVGPDQLPILVMTSGNLSSEPIALGNREALERLAPLVDLFLFHDRDILVRCDDSVLRLNRGTGQAESFRRARGYTPTPIFLSRSGPCVLGLGPELKTTVCLTKGDQAFVSQHVGDLTNLETFAFYQDTIRHQQSILRVKPELVVADLHPDYLSTGYGKELGEQETVPLVHVQHHMAHILSVLAENRHEQPSLGLALDGAGLGTDRTIWGGEVLLVDPRNGECSRTGHFTPVAQPGGEAAAREPWRMARSYLWSIGVTAPGNRPWPWMEEHAQADAFVGTMLQKEINCPTTTSCGRLFDAVAGLLGLKHVMAYEGQAAIILERIQGHDDLSVPYACPVLANHDPVQLDTLLLFRQVHADWEAGAPTGSISRRFHLGLIQGLAELAVLLARRAGTRTVGLSGGVMQNATLSTLLPRALSQRGLTPLVHVHLPPNDACISLGQAIYGKILHQRD; translated from the coding sequence ATGGCTCCCATGATTCGTCAGCGTCTTGTGGTGACCGGTCAGGTCCAGGGTGTGGGGTTCCGTCCCACGGTCTACAAGCTCGCGCACCAATCCGGGCTGACTGGATTGGTGCGCAATGCTCCCGAAGGCGTGATCATCGAAGTCCAGGGACCGGACCTCCCCATCTCCTCGGAACCTCCTGTCCGCGACTTTGCCCAACAACTCCGTGATGCTCTTCCGCCGCTTGCGCGCATTACCGGACTCGAGGTGCACGAGATTACTCCCCTTGCGGGAGAATCGTCCTTTCAGATCCAGCAAAGCACGACCGGCGAGGGCCATCAGGTGCTGATCAGTCCGGACACGGCCACCTGCGAGGACTGTTTGCGGGAATTATCTGACCCGCTAGACCGCCGTTATCGCTATCCGTTCATCAATTGCACCAATTGCGGGCCGCGGCTGACCATTACCCGGAGCATTCCCTACGACCGGCCCATGACCTCCATGGCCTGTTTTGCGCAATGCCCGGACTGTCTGCGGGAGTATGAAGATCCGCTGGATCGCCGGTTTCATGCCCAGCCGAACTGCTGTCCTGTTTGCGGCCCACGGGTCTGGCTGGCATCTCCCCTGGGGGAGCAGCACGCTGTCGGGGACGAGGCCGTGGACCGGGCGGCAAAGGCCCTGGCCTCGGGTCGCATCCTGGCCGTGAAAGGGCTGGGCGGATTTCATCTGGTATGCGACGCGGGCAGCGACGCGGCCGTGGCCGAGCTGCGACGGCGCAAACATCGCTGGGAAAAGCCCCTGGCCGTGATGGCTCCGGACCTGGACATCGCGCTTCAGGTGGTGGATGTGACCGCCGCCGAGCGGGAGTTGCTGCTGTCTGCGCAGCGGCCCATCGTGTTGCTGCCAAAACTTATGAGGCATTGTGCCTCCACGCCAAGTCTGTCGATCCTGCTCGCGCCGGACACGGACTACCTGGGCCTGATGCTGCCCTACACGCCGTTGCACCATGTCCTTCTGGGTGCATTCCGGGGTGCCGTGGGCCCAGATCAATTGCCGATTCTGGTCATGACCTCCGGCAACCTGAGTAGCGAACCCATTGCCCTGGGTAATCGTGAAGCCTTGGAACGGCTCGCGCCCCTGGTCGACCTGTTTCTGTTCCATGACCGGGACATACTGGTGCGTTGTGACGACTCGGTCCTGCGCCTGAATCGGGGAACCGGACAGGCGGAATCATTTCGTCGCGCCAGGGGCTACACCCCGACACCGATTTTTCTGAGCCGAAGCGGGCCATGCGTTCTGGGCCTGGGGCCGGAGCTCAAGACAACAGTATGCCTGACAAAAGGAGATCAGGCTTTTGTCAGCCAACACGTGGGGGATCTGACCAACCTGGAAACATTCGCCTTTTACCAGGACACCATCCGTCACCAGCAGTCCATTTTGCGGGTGAAGCCCGAGCTGGTGGTGGCGGACCTGCATCCGGACTATCTGAGCACCGGGTATGGCAAAGAGCTGGGCGAGCAAGAGACAGTGCCACTGGTGCACGTCCAGCACCACATGGCCCATATCCTCTCGGTCCTGGCCGAAAACCGGCATGAGCAGCCAAGCCTTGGACTGGCCTTGGATGGTGCCGGCCTGGGCACGGACCGGACCATCTGGGGCGGGGAGGTTCTTTTGGTGGATCCACGGAATGGGGAGTGCAGCCGCACCGGCCATTTCACGCCTGTGGCCCAGCCCGGTGGCGAGGCCGCGGCTCGGGAACCCTGGCGTATGGCCAGGAGCTATCTATGGAGCATCGGAGTCACGGCCCCTGGTAATCGTCCTTGGCCCTGGATGGAGGAGCACGCCCAGGCCGACGCCTTTGTCGGCACCATGCTCCAAAAAGAGATCAATTGCCCGACGACCACCAGTTGCGGACGCCTGTTCGACGCCGTGGCCGGTCTGCTGGGCCTGAAGCACGTCATGGCCTATGAAGGGCAGGCCGCGATCATTCTGGAACGGATTCAAGGCCACGACGACCTGTCCGTGCCCTATGCCTGCCCTGTCCTGGCCAACCATGACCCGGTGCAATTGGACACTCTGCTGCTGTTTCGCCAGGTCCATGCGGACTGGGAGGCCGGTGCGCCGACTGGGTCGATCAGCCGTCGTTTTCACCTGGGCCTGATCCAGGGCCTGGCCGAGCTGGCTGTCCTGCTGGCCCGGCGAGCCGGCACGCGGACCGTGGGCCTGAGCGGCGGAGTGATGCAGAACGCCACCCTGAGTACGCTGCTCCCCCGAGCCCTGTCCCAACGCGGCCTGACTCCTCTGGTCCATGTCCACCTCCCCCCCAATGACGCCTGTATCTCCCTGGGTCAGGCAATTTACGGCAAAATCCTGCACCAACGGGACTGA